A stretch of Arctopsyche grandis isolate Sample6627 chromosome 9, ASM5162203v2, whole genome shotgun sequence DNA encodes these proteins:
- the Dhc98D gene encoding dynein heavy chain at 89D: protein MINGDISVRIDKLENFNLFPIVLPDMSEAEDCQSKQYYSCKVFFEVLENIRTEKVSEMVHIYETIGPILMKLEFLILGTNTGQSQNMLNVYQHWELNIFDMFVRFCILNMHKFNDLLNGDESLFQIDAMLQAHSVTINPTFNEVINILIHSVNDFIQRLNMFPRWKRTTCYLYRAHKKSNSDKIHPYSFYEDVIKVPAISNFIDHLRKVTKTVTLNAKTYIQKWHKYEPLWTCDKQFTCQKYVRESKEIVMFDERFTFYENIIDELNEHVDFVNIGCIRVNLKPIIGDIQNHSLEWKNTLGECLITHTVEKMNSLKNIINKLRRNLNVNIKGLNDFKLVMITIAQVKRMTVATEVMYKSMQETFYILKSHDIKVKVEDSNFAYALENDWHALYISSIFRSERLHDIKEKFSKITLHEVNEFLVEMQQFVENFNSNGPGVVEDLDNGLKLMEEYQKLFDDFEDRRSALSSAEQLFDNPLADYSIFIQAQSDYSSLEAIYDIYQRQKAAREEWAQILWVDLDAQALINGIDSFIKEFRKLPKNIKEMPCGVMLQKIMKQFKSMVPLMVSLKNDAMKERHWKELMEKTGQKFDMAPDTCTLERVFAMKLHEYQTIAGNIVNHAIKELSIEKGIKETEEIWNDLTFNITPHLKGGVNRGFTLDSCDDIIAIIDDQCMNLQSMAASQFVGPFLPIVQTWEKKLTTISDVIEEWLTAQQKWLYLEGIFIGTDIRLQLPDEAEKFDKIDTAFTTNMVETSKQLSVLECCLKPGKYDYFCNLTRELDKSQKSLNQYLDSKKRIFPRFFFISTDELLSILGNPDPSSVQEHMIKMFDNIKALSISYNKIGKPIATALISSENEIMELDQSVSLEGYVENWMNLIVEEMKRSNRIITKSAIFDYGTNHHIPRTEWILKYQGMVCLTANSVWWTAETEEAFALIRNGNKVAMREYLAKLNDQLSELIIRVRQDLSPNDRKKFKTITTMDVHTRDIIEDFVKENVCNSREFQWESQLRLYWLKQIDNLQIQQCTGYFNYGYEYMGLNGRLVVTPLTGRIYLTITQALTMHLGGAPAGPAGTGKTETTKDLAKAFALLCIVTNCGEGMDSHVLAQIFSGLCPTGAWGCFDEFNRIDVSILSVISTQLQSIRNALMMKVERFNFEGTEISLDNRVGIFVTMNPGYAGRTELPESVKALFRPVMCIVPDLELICQISLFSDGFLEAKILAKKMTVLYKVAKEQLSRQSHYDWGLRGLTAVLRMAGNLKRATPNLPENVVLMRALRDMNLPKLVYDDVPLFLGLIKDLFPGLECPRVGYADLNEAVKYVFDKDGYIITYEQIDKVIQLYETMMTRHSCMVVGPTGGGKTVVIHALVKAQTHMGIPTNLITLNPKACNVIEMYGILDPITRDWKDGLYSSIFRKMNKPTDKNELFYSLFDGDVDALWIENMNSVMDDNKLLTLANGERIRLADNCSLLFEVGNLNYASPATISRAGMVYVDPKNLGYLPYWKKWINSRSNESEKNIVNQLFELIVPGGIEYILHGIFGVQQLTPLKTIVPQTDLNMVTQLCNVLECLLQTIPEDKEFDEDIVQCIFISALYNSLGAAILNENLVNFDDYVKKNCAIMLVDDVLEKKATKKYLPRKFPTIYDYYFNVKEECWEAWEWLVPKYVHDRTLNFSEILVPTVDTLRITWILKLMESTQQPFLLSGDTGTSKTAIIKNFLRNLDPQKYIIAMLNFSSSTSSYDVQKNLESYLEKKSKNIFGPPSGKKLYVFIDDMNMPQVDQYGTQQPIALLKLLLEKKGFYSRESDLKWKTLKDITYVTSMASAGGGRNEVDPRFVSKFSVCNLTFPKETTLTRIYFSILEGHLETFPEEVQEVGKKIIEMTLELFNKIIVELPPTPSKFHYIFNLRDLSRIVGGMCLTHSSLFPEPKYFIRAWRNEFCRVICDRLISIEDQNLMQDHIAAVVGNNFAEESTADTQEMIQQREETERTRESMTPAQTSDTDIMTEMGLGEMSDDGLEEEELAFDKQKELTLDEYILRDPILFGDYRNALNEDVRYYEDLLDYDAIYYLFQEILEEYNETLTKMPLVLFEDCLEHLTRVHRVIRMDRGHMLLIGSGSSGKKSIVRLAAYAAGATIFEITTTRGYNEASFKDDLKDLFNKLGVEKKKCVFLLSSLQIVEEIFLEYINNILMNGIVPSLFTDAEKDEIVSLVRDDAVKAGYNQGKTSVWDYFCDFCATNLHIIFTTAPGDLLKNRCRSFPGLVNNTTINWLFPWPKQALEVVANIFLVDVAHIPEQYREKIVQYIVDVHNSVTEYNVEFVEKLKRFNYITPKHYIDFIQNYLKLLNERHNFIISQCERLDNGLLKIDEANTELVSLNNKLTTQKVVLEDQTKEVQVLLDKISKAKIDAEEKEKIVSKRGEEIAEKNKMISVEKLESEKVLSVAMPAVESAHRALEDLDKADITEIRSFATPPEAVQIVCECILIMRGIKELSWKSSRAMMSDPSFVRQLLEMDCNNITQQQVKAIKAHLKTAKRLETMGSISKAGLGLLNYVMAVLDYCAVYKEVKPKIEKVEKLEKEFNKAKQQLDMLNSEIDKITSSLLSLNDEYEKVMNSMQILEAEAHVMANRFVAAEKLMSGLTSEQQRWKEELKVLYVEKSRLIGNCLIAAGFLSYLGPFTSDCRTKMVHSNWIQNVQQKNIPLTMPYKLETNLSNDVEISKWNSDGLPADELSIQNGILTLHASRFPLCIDPQTQALKWIKKMEAKNNLRIMTLNDGDYIKRLEMSIKYGIPVLIQDVDENIDPIISNVLEKKIEVESGRRFILLGNQEIDYDPNFRLYLTTKLSNPQFNPNIYSKTIIINYLVTLSGLEEQLLSVTIGIERADLEKQRETLIKETSNNKQLLKELEDSLLYELASTTGHMLDNIDLVNALENTKSTAVQLFEELKLGASTSANIEVLRNEYRPVAIRGAILFFVLSDMATVNMMYQYSLSSYLEIFVFSLKMTPPVTDLSERLDKIIEILTDNFYEFGCTGIFARHKLLFSFLITISLEKYNGNITESQIDFFIKGSIMLEKTETMCPLPWIPTNTWDLICKLSNNYAEVFDTLLKSFTSQSEEWKEWYESDDPESLPMPGNLTEKLKNFEFLLLLRCLRIDRVYIAINIYIKSIMGEFFITPPVLSFNNIYKQTTPHSLVVFIISAGSDPTSELMKLGVKIGLHSDAINYLSLGQGQEPFALDLLESCMEHGRWLILQNCHLLAKFLIQLEQSLDSTIEPHANFRLWLTTDPTPSFPIGLLQKSIKVVNEPPSGLKLNLESTYTKLNDAALENCAHPQFKKLIYVLAFFHAVVQERRKYDKIGWNIHYDFSENDFTVCMDILKCYLEKSLTDNVPWDTLKYLFGEIMYGGRVIDDFDRRIVKTYMEEYFGDFLFDTFQPFYFFYSDTLKYNILKDNNRHGYIESIEEFPLMNSPEVYGLNANAEINYYTKEITEFWSYLIDMQPQDNLSSTGINKEDLIKNVAKDILNKIPPEYDIVQIRKNNEMRITPSFIVLLQELQRFNELTSLMSKTLDLLIKALAGEIGMDTVLDNISTSLYNGQVPNEWRKFAPATCKMLGGWMEHFVARTVQFTSWATKEEPLVIWLSGLQVPESYLTAHVQMACRLYAWPLDHSTQFTQITTFVNPDEVEQRPESGCYISGLYLEGAQWDIEKNCLKRSHPKVLVTELPIVYITPIEVNKLNLLNTLRTPVYVTSLRRNAMGVGLAFEADLNTTEDISQWILQGVCIIMNTD from the exons ATGATTAATGGTGATATAAGTGTGAGAATCGACAAGttggaaaatttcaatttatttcccATTGTATTACCTGATATGAGCGAAGCCGAAGATTGCCAATCAAAGCAATATTATTCTTGCAAA GTATTTTTTGAAGTTTTGGAAAACATCAGAACCGAAAAAGTCTCTGAGATGGTGCACATTTATGAAACAATAGGCCCTATATTGATGAAACTAGAATTTCTCATCTTGGGTACCAATACTGGTCAATCgcaaaatatgctgaatgtctATCAACATTGggaattgaatattttcgatATGTTTGTAAG attttgtattttgaatatgCACAAATTTAATGACTTGCTGAATGGAGATGAAAGCCTGTTTCAAATAGACGCCATGCTTCAAGCACACAGTGTTACCATTAATCCTACTTTCAATGAAGTCATTAATATACTAATTCACAGTGTGAATGATTTTATTCAgcg attaaatatgTTCCCACGTTGGAAGAGAACAACATGTTACTTGTATAGAGCACACAAAAAATCTAATTCTGATAAGATTCACCCATATAGTTTCTATGAGGATGTAATCAAAGTACCAGCTATAAGCAACTTCATAGATCATCTTCGGAAAGTGACTAAGACGGttacattgaacgccaaaacttacatacaaaa GTGGCACAAGTATGAACCGTTATGGACTTGTGATAAGCAATTCACCTGCCAAAAGTATGTTCGGGAAAGCAAAGAAATTGTCATGTTTGATGAACGTTTCACATTTTATGAAAACATAATCGACGAATTGAATGAGCACGTTGACTTTGTCAATATCGGATGCATACGAGTCAATTTGAAACCTATCATCGGTGATATTCAGAATCATTCTTTAGAGTGGAAAAATACGTTGGGTGAATGTCTCATCACACACACTGTTGAAAAAATGAACAGTTTGAAGAATATTATTAAT AAACTTCGAAGGAATTTGAATGTCAACATAAAAGGTTTGAATGATTTCAAGTTAGTGATGATAACAATTGCACAAGTCAAAAGGATGACTGTGGCTACGGAAGTTATGTACAAGTCTATGCAAGAAACATTCTATATTCTAAAGAGTCATGATATTAag GTTAAAGTTGAAGACTCGAATTTTGCTTACGCACTTGAAAATGATTGGCACGCTTTATATATATCATCCATTTTCCGATCGGAAAGACTGCACGATATAAAAGAAAAGTTTTCTAAAATAACATTGCACGAAGTCAATGAATTTTTAGTTGAAATGCAACAATTCGTTGAGAACTTCAATTCTAATGGTCCCGGAGTTGTTGAGGATCTCGACAACGGTTTGAAACTTATGGAG GAATACCAAAAATTATTTGATGATTTCGAGGATCGTCGATCCGCATTGAGCAGCGCTGAACAGTTGTTTGACAATCCATTGGCAGACTATTCGATTTTCATTCAAGCTCAAAGTGATTATTCATCTTTAGAAGCGATCTATGATATATATCAAAGGCAAAAAGCGGCGAGGGAAGAATGGGCACAAATTTTATGGGTCGATCTTGATGCACAAGCACTCATCAACGGAATCGACAGTTTCATTAAAGAATTTAG gaaattgcctaaaaatataaaagaaatgcCATGTGGTGTAATGCtgcaaaaaataatgaaacaattCAAAAGTATGGTGCCGTTGATGGTATCATTGAAAAATGACGCTATGAAGGAAAGACATTGGAAAGAACTAATGGAGAAAAcag GTCAAAAGTTTGATATGGCACCCGATACATGCACTTTAGAACGTGTTTTTGCAATGAAACTTCATGAATATCAAACTATTGCTGGAAATATAGTGAATCACGCTATAAAA GAACTATCAATCGAAAAAGGTATAAAAGAAACGGAAGAAATTTGGAATGACTTAACTTTCAATATAACACCACATTTGAAAGGTGGTGTAAATAGAGGCTTTACTTTAGATTCATGTGATGACATAATAGCTATTATCGATGATCAATGTATGAACCTTCAAAGTATGGCCGCTTCTCA ATTCGTTGGGCCATTTCTACCAATAGTACAAACGtgggaaaaaaaattaacaaccaTATCAGATGTCATCGAGGAATGGCTGACGGCGCAACAAAAATGGTTATACTTAGAAGGGATCTTTATCGGTACAGACATTAGATTACAATTGCCGGATGAAGCTGAGAAATTCGACAAAATTGACACTGCATTTACAACA aatatgGTAGAAACATCGAAACAACTCTCCGTTTTAGAATGTTGTTTGAAACCTGGAAAATACGATTACTTTTGCAATTTAACTAGAGAATTAGACAAGTCGCAGAAGTCGTTAAATCAGTATCTGGAttcaaaaaaaagaatatttccAAGATTTTTCTTCATCTCCACCGATGAACTGTTATCCATACTCGGTAATCCGGATCCAAGCAGTGTGCAAGAACATATGATTAAG atgtttgaTAACATTAAagcattgtcaatttcttataataaaattggTAAACCAATAGCGACAGCCCTGATTTCAAGCGAAAATGAA ATAATGGAATTGGATCAATCTGTATCCTTGGAAGGTTACGTGGAAAATTGGATGAATCTAATTGTAGAAGAGATGAAAAGAAGCAATCGAATTATTACTAAAAGTGCTATATTTGACTATGGTACAAATCATCACATTCCCAG AACAGAATGGATATTAAAATACCAAGGTATGGTATGTTTAACGGCGAATTCCGTCTGGTGGACAGCAGAAACTGAAGAAGCGTTTGCATTAATCAGAAATGGGAACAAAGTGGCAATGAGAGAATATCTAGCTAAGTTGAATGACCAACTTTCGGAATTGATTATTCGAGTTAGACAAG aTTTATCTCCTAACGaccgaaaaaaattcaaaacaataacTACAATGGATGTACATACTCGAGATATCATAGAAGATTTTGTTAAAGAAAATGTTTGCAATAGTCGAGAATTCCAATGGGAAAGTCAATTGAGGTTATACTGGTTAAAACAAATTGATAATCTTCAAATTCAACAGTGCACCG GTTACTTCAATTATGGCTATGAGTATATGGGTCTCAACGGACGCTTAGTTGTTACTCCGTTAACTGGTAGAATTTATCTGACCATCACCCAAGCACTAACCATGCATTTAGGAGGCGCTCCAGCCG GTCCAGCGGGTACTGGCAAAACGGAAACAACAAAGGACTTAGCTAAAGCTTTTGCCCTGCTATGTATCGTTACGAATTGTGGTGAAGGGATGGATTCTCATGTATTGGCCCAGATTTTTTCAGGTCTGTGTCCGACTGGAGCCTGGGGATGTTTCGACGAGTTTAATCGTATCGACGTTTCCATCCTTAGCGTTATCTCAACGCAGTTGCAAAGTATAAGAAATGCTCTTATGATGAAAGTTGAGCGTTTTAAT TTTGAAGGAACTGAAATTAGTTTGGACAATCGAGTCGGTATATTTGTTACAATGAATCCTGGCTATGCGGGTCGGACTGAACTTCCTGAATCAGTAAAAGCACTATTTCGACCCGTCATGTGTATTGTACCCGATCTTGAACTTATATGTCAAATTTCACTGTTTTCTGATGGATTTCTAGAAGCAAAG ATTTTGGCTAAAAAAATGACAGTTTTGTACAAAGTGGCCAAAGAACAATTGTCACGACAGTCGCATTACGATTGGGGTCTCCGAGGCCTTACTGCTGTTTTACGTATGGCAGGAAATTTGAAAAGGGCTACTCCGAATCTACCTGAGAATGTCGTTTTAATGAGAGCACTACG TGATATGAATCTGCCGAAATTGGTCTATGATGATGTACCACTATTTTTGGGTTTAATAAAAGACCTATTTCCGGGACTTGAATGTCCAAGAGTCGGATATGCAGATTTGAATGAAGCAGTTAAATACGTTTTTGATAAAGATGGATATATTATAACCTACGAGCAg ATTGATAAAGTAATTCAATTGTACGAAACAATGATGACCAGACATTCTTGTATGGTCGTGGGTCCAACTGGTGGAGGAAAGACTGTAGTCATCCATGCTTTAGTCAAGGCTCAAACACATATGGGAATACCAACAAATCTAATAACACTCAATccaaaa GCGTGCAACGTGATTGAAATGTATGGTATACTGGATCCAATCACCCGAGATTGGAAAGATGGCTTATATTCTTCAATATTTAGGAAGATGAACAAACCGACTGATAAAAATGAATTGTTTTACTCGCTATTCGATGGAGATGTTGACGCCCTTTGGATAGAAAATATGAATTCTGTTATGGATGATAACAAATTACTGACACTGGCCAACGGAGAACGTATTCGACTTGCTGACAACTGCTCGCTACTCTTTGAg GTTGGTAATCTTAATTATGCCTCTCCGGCTACTATTTCCCGAGCTGGTATGGTCTATGTTGATCCGAAAAATCTAGGATATTTGCCCTACTGGAAAAAATGGATCAATTCACGAAGTAATGAATCCGAAAAGAATATAgtaaatcaattatttgaaCTCATAGTACCGGGTGGAATTGAGTATATACTTCATGGAATTTTCGGCGTACAGCAACTGACTCCACTCAAAACTATTGTCCCACAGACTGATTTAAATATG GTGACTCAACTTTGTAATGTATTGGAATGTTTGCTTCAAACAATACCTGAAGATAAAGAATTCGATGAAGATATAGtgcaatgtatttttatatct GCTTTGTATAATTCATTGGGAGCCGCAATTCTAAATGAAAACCTTGTGAATTTTGAtgattatgttaaaaaaaattgtgcgaTAATGTTGGTTGATGATGTACTTGAAAAGAAAGCTACAAAAA AATATTTGCCAAGAAAGTTTCCCACAATATATGACTATTATTTCAATGTAAAGGAAGAATGTTGGGAAGCTTGGGAATGGCTTGTGCCTAAATATGTTCACGATAGAACATTGAATTTCTCAGAAATCCTTGTACCGACAGTTGACACTCTACGAATAACTTGGATATTAAAACTGATGGAATCT ACACAACAACCATTTTTACTATCTGGCGATACGGGTACATCTAAAACAGCCATAATCAAGAATTTTTTAAGGAATTTAGACCCCCAAAAATAT aTCATTGCAATGTTGAACTTTTCATCGAGTACATCGTCGTATGATGTACAAAAAAACTTGGAATCATATCTAGAAAAGAagtcgaaaaatatttttggaccACCCTCAGGCAAAAAGTTATATGTTTTCATTGATGATATGAATATGCCTCAG gtCGATCAATATGGCACCCAACAGCCGATAGCTTTGCTGAAGCTGCTCCTTGAAAAAAAAGGCTTCTATTCTAGAGAGTCTGACCTGAAATGGAAAACTTTGAAAGATATTACTTATGTCACTTCAATGGCATCTGCTGGTGGTGGCAGAAATGAA gTCGATCCACgatttgtatcaaaattttcagtttgtaatttaacatttcCAAAAGAAACAACACTTACACGTATATATTTCTCAATATTAGAAGGACATTTAGAAACGTTTCCCGAAGAAGTACAAGAAGTGggcaaaaaaataatagaaatgacTTTAGAATTGTTCAAC AAAATCATTGTTGAACTTCCACCAACACCATCAAAGTTTCATTACATTTTCAATTTGAGAGATCTATCCAGAATCGTTGGAGGAATGTGCCTGACTCATTCTTCGCTGTTTCCTGAACCAAAATATTTCATAAGAGCTTGGAGGAACGAGTTTTGTCGGGTCATTTGTGATCGTCTTATTTCGATTGAG GATCAAAATCTTATGCAAGATCACATTGCAGCAGTAGTTGGAAATAATTTTGCTGAAGAATCGACGGCAGACACTCAAGAAATGATTCAACAAAGGGAAGAAACAGAAAGAA CACGAGAGTCAATGACCCCAGCCCAGACATCAGATACTGATATAATGACAGAAATGGGCTTAGGAGAAATGTCTGATGATGGTTTGGAAGAAGAAGAGTTGGCTTTCGATAAACAAAAGGAATTAACATTAGATGAATACATATTGCGCGATCCTATACTTTTTGGAGACTATCGTAATGCTCTGAATGAAGATGTACGATATTACGAAGATTTATTGGACTACGACGCTATATATTACCTGTTCCAAGaa ATATTGGAAGAGTACAATGAAACTTTGACTAAAATGCCGTTAGTGCTGTTTGAAGATTGTTTGGAACATTTGACGAGGGTTCACCGTGTAATCAGGATGGACAGAGGTCACATGCTGTTGATTGGAAGTGGAAGTAGTGGTAAAAAATCCATTGTAAGATTAGCTGCTTACGCTGCcg GTGCTACAATTTTTGAAATTACAACAACTCGTGGCTATAATGAAGCCTCTTTTAAAGACGATCTAAAAGATCTTTTCAATAAGTTGGGTGTTGAAAAGAAAAAGTGTGTTTTTTTACTGTCGTCATTGCag ATTGTTGAAGAAATTTttcttgaatatataaataatatattaatgaatGGAATTGTACCGTCACTTTTCACGGATGCAGAGAAAGATGAAATTGTCAGTCTAGTACGTGATGATGCAGTAAAAGCTGGTTACAATCAAGGAAA AACGTCTGTTTGGGACTATTTTTGTGACTTTTGCGCCACAAATTTGCATATAATCTTTACCACGGCACCAGGAGATTTACTGAAGAACAGGTGTCGTAGTTTTCCCGGATTAGTAAACAACACTACGATCAATTGGCTGTTCCCATGGCCGAAGCAAGCTCTGGAAGTTGTTGCAAATATATTCTTAGTGGAT gTGGCTCACATACCGGAACAATATCGTGAAAAAATCGTGCAATATATTGTCGATGTCCACAACAGTGTAACTGAATATAATGTTGAATTTGTTGAAAAGCTTAAAAGATTCAACTATATAACACCAAAGCACTACattgattttattcaaaattatttgaaactaCTAAATGAACgccataattttattatttctcag TGTGAACGCTTGGATAATGGATTGTTAAAAATTGACGAAGCAAACACAGAGCTTGTAAGTCTCAACAATAAATTAACAACGCAAAAAGTTGTTTTGGAAGATCAAACGAAAGAAGTTCAAGTTTTATTAGATAAAATCTCCAAag CCAAAATTGATGCTGAAGAAAAAGAAAAGATTGTGTCAAAGAGGGGTGAAGAAAttgctgaaaaaaataaaatgatatcagTGGAAAAATTAGAATCAGAAAAGGTGTTGTCTGTAGCAATGCCGGCAGTAGAAAGTGCCCATCGTGCTTTAGAAGATTTAGACAAAGCAGACATTACCGAAATTAG ATCTTTCGCCACACCACCGGAAGCTGTTCAAATAGTATGCGAATGCATTCTCATAATGCGAGGAATCAAAGAGCTTAGCTGGAAGTCGTCAAGAGCTATGATGAGCGATCCAAGTTTCGTCAGACAACTCTTAGAAATGGATTGCAATAACATCACTCAGCAGCAAGTCAAAGCTATTAAGGCTCACTTAAAA ACAGCTAAAAGACTTGAGACAATGGGAAGTATAAGTAAAGCTGGATTGGGTTTGTTAAACTATGTGATGGCTGTGCTTGATTATTGTGCTGTATATAAAGAAGTCAAACCAAAAATTGAAAAGGTTGAAAAACTTGAAAAGGAGTTCAATAAG gCTAAACAACAACTTGATATGTTGAACAGTGAAATAGATAAAATTACATCTAGTTTACTATCACTAAATGATGAGTACGAAAAGGTAATGAATTCGATGCAAATCCTTGAAGCTGAAGCACATGTGATGGCGAACCGATTTGTAGCAGCTGAGAAATTGATGTCTGGGCTAACCTCGGAACAACAGAG aTGGAAAGAAGAATTGAAAGTGCTATATGTGGAAAAGTCGCGTTTGATCGGAAATTGTTTGATCGCGGCTGGTTTTCTTAGCTATCTTGGTCCATTTACGTCCGACTGTCGCACGAAAATGGTTCATAGCAACTGGATACAAAATGTACAACAAAAGAATATACCCCTCACAATGCCGTACAAATTAGAAACCAATTTGTCTAACGATGTCGAAATTAGCAA ATGGAACTCAGATGGCTTACCAGCTGATGAACTGTCCATTCAAAATGGTATATTGACATTGCACGCATCTCGTTTCCCACTCTGTATCGATCCACAAACCCAAGCTCTTAAATGGATAAAGAAAATGGAGGCAAAGAATAATCTAAGG ATTATGACTCTGAACGATGGGGATTATATAAAAAGATTAGAAATGTCGATTAAATATGGAATCCCAGTGCTTATTCAAGATGTCGATGAAAATATTGATCCCATAATAAGCAACGTTTTGGAAAAGAAAATTGAAG TGGAAAGCGGTCGTCGATTTATACTTTTGGGAAATCAAGAAATAGACTATGATCCCAACTTCAGACTCTATTTAACAACAAAATTGAGTAATCCACAATTCAATCCGAATATCTATTCCAAAACCATAATCATAAATTACTTGGTGACACTCAGC GGCTTAGAAGAACAACTACTAAGCGTTACAATAGGTATAGAACGTGCAGATTTGGAAAAACAACGCGAAACTTTGATCAAAGAAACATCTAACAATAAACAACTACTGAAAGAACTTGAAGATTCGTTACTTTACGAACTAGCCTCAACTACGGGACACATGTTGGACAACATTGATCTAGTTAATGCTCTGGAAAACACAAAATCAACTGCAGTCCAA CTATTCGAAGAATTGAAACTAGGAGCGTCTACCAGCGCTAACATTGAAGTTCTCCGGAATGAATATAGGCCGGTGGCCATACGTggtgctattttatttttcgtattatCAGACATGGCCACTGTAAATATGATGTATCAATACTCCTTGTCTTCTTATCTGGAAATTTTCGTGTTTTCACTTAAGATGACTCCGCCGGTGACAGATTTGAGTGAGCGTTTGgacaaaattattgaaattttaacggaTAATTTTTATGAATTCGGCTGTActg gaATATTTGCTCGTCATAaattgttgttttcatttttaataacaataagtCTGGAGaaatataatggaaatattACCGAAAGTCAGATAGACTTCtttattaaaggttcaattATGTTGGAGAAAACTGAAACGATGTGTCCACTTCCATGGATTCCTACAAAC ACCTGGGATCTTATTTGCAAGTTGAGCAATAATTATGCTGAAGTTTTTGATACATTGCTCAAAAGTTTTACGTCACAATCTGAAGAATGGAAAGAA TGGTACGAAAGTGATGATCCTGAATCATTGCCTATGCCCGGTAACTTAACGGAAAAGTTGAAGAACTTTGAGTTTTTGCTATTGTTACGCTGTTTAAGAATCGACCGAGTATATattgcaataaatatttatataaaatcgatAATGGGTGAATTCTTCATCACACCTCCTGTGcttag TTTCAACAATATCTACAAGCAGACTACTCCACACAGTCTAGTCGTATTCATCATATCAGCAGGATCAGATCCTACCAGTGAACTGATGAAGCTCGGTGTAAAAATCGGTTTACACAGTGATGCAATTAATTATCTATCTCTAGGACAAGGACAAGAGcca TTTGCATTAGATCTGCTCGAATCTTGTATGGAACATGGTCGTTGGCTGATTTTGCAAAATTGTCATCTCTTAGCTAAATTTCTCATTCAGTTAGAGCAATCTTTAGATTCCACCATAGAACCGCATGCAAATTTTAGACTTTGGCTAACTACTGATCCAACTCCTTCATTTCCTATAGGACTGttgcaaaaatctataaaag TCGTAAACGAGCCACCAAGtggtttaaaattgaatttagaaAGCACTTATACGAAATTAAATGATGCTGCTTTGGAAAATTGTGCACATCCTCAATTCAAGAAATTAATATACGTGTTGGCATTCTTCCATGCAGTTGTTCAG GAGAGACGCAAGTACGATAAAATTGGCTGGAATATTCACTATGACTTCAGTGAAAATGATTTCACTGTTTGTatggatattttaaaatgttatttagAAAAGAGTTTGACCGACAACGTTCCTTGGgatactttaaaatatttatttggagag atTATGTACGGTGGTCGAGTAATTGACGATTTTGATAGGCGAATTGTTAAAACTTACATGGAGGAATATTTTGGCGACTTTCTATTCGACACATTTCAGCCGTTCTACTTTTTCTATAGtgatacattaaaatataacatattaaaGGATAACAATAGACATGGCTATATAG AAAGCATTGAAGAATTTCCATTGATGAATTCTCCAGAAGTATATGGCTTAAACGCCAACgccgaaataaattattatacaaaagaAATTACAGAATTTTGGAGCTATTTGATTGATATGCAGCCTCAAGATA ACTTGTCATCGACTGGTATAAATAAAGAAGatctaataaaaaatgtagcCAAAGATATATTGAATAAGATTCCGCCCGAATATGATATTGTTCAAATAAGAAAGAACAATGAAATGAGAATAACACCTTCTTTTATCGTACTCTTACAAGAATTGCAAAG ATTTAACGAACTCACATCACTGATGTCGAAAACTTTGGATTTGTTGATAAAAGCTCTGGCCGGTGAAATAGGCATGGACACTGTATTAGACAACATTTCCACCTCATTGTACAATGGACAAGTACCAAACGAGTGGAGAAAATTTGCTCCGGCAACGTGTAAAATGCTCGGAGGATGGATGGAACACTTTGTAGCTCGTACTGTCCAATTTACTTCTTGG GCAACTAAAGAAGAACCATTAGTTATATGGTTGTCAGGATTGCAAGTACCGGAGTCATATTTAACAGCCCACGTACAGATGGCTTGTCGCTTGTACGCCTGGCCTTTGGATCATTCCACTCAATTTACCCAAATCACTACTTTTGTCAATCCAGATGAAGTTGAGCAAAGACCAGAGAGT GGATGTTATATATCTGGATTGTATCTAGAAGGGGCACAGTGGGATATTGAGAAAAACTGCTTGAAAAGGTCCCACCCAAAAGTTTTAGTAACTGAATTACCGATCGTGTACATAACGCCGATAGAAGTCAACAAATTGAATCTTCTA AATACGTTAAGAACTCCAGTTTATGTTACATCGCTTCGTAGAAACGCTATGGGTGTTGGATTGGCCTTTGAAGCTGATCTGAACACCACTGAAGACATCAGTCAATGGATTCTTCAAGGAGTTTGCATAATTATGAATAcagattaa